A portion of the Synechococcales cyanobacterium T60_A2020_003 genome contains these proteins:
- a CDS encoding transposase, whose product MKPQYRIRNWSEYNAGLKARGSLTFWIEESVLGQWVVEELSGKPGASVLYSDLAIQTMATVK is encoded by the coding sequence ATGAAACCTCAATACCGCATCCGCAACTGGTCAGAGTATAACGCTGGATTGAAGGCTAGGGGAAGCCTCACCTTCTGGATCGAAGAATCTGTGCTGGGGCAGTGGGTGGTCGAGGAGTTGAGCGGCAAACCCGGCGCGTCAGTTCTTTATAGTGACCTTGCGATTCAAACAATGGCGACCGTCAAAG